The following are encoded together in the Pseudomonas sp. IB20 genome:
- the ispF gene encoding 2-C-methyl-D-erythritol 2,4-cyclodiphosphate synthase encodes MRIGHGYDVHRFAEGDFITLGGVRIAHHHGLLAHSDGDVVLHALSDALLGAAALGDIGKHFPDTDPTFKGADSRALLRHVVGLIHAKGWKVGNVDNTIVAQAPKMAPHIESMRALIAADLQIELDQVNVKATTTEKLGFTGREEGIAVHSVALLLRA; translated from the coding sequence ATGCGTATTGGCCACGGCTATGATGTGCACCGTTTCGCTGAAGGCGATTTCATCACCTTGGGCGGCGTGCGCATTGCACACCACCATGGGTTGCTGGCTCATTCTGACGGCGACGTTGTGTTGCATGCCTTGAGCGATGCCTTGCTCGGCGCGGCGGCGTTGGGCGATATCGGCAAACACTTTCCGGACACCGACCCAACCTTCAAGGGCGCGGACAGCCGCGCGCTGTTGCGCCACGTGGTCGGCCTGATCCACGCCAAAGGCTGGAAGGTTGGCAACGTCGACAACACCATCGTCGCCCAGGCCCCGAAAATGGCCCCGCATATCGAATCGATGCGCGCATTGATTGCCGCGGACCTGCAAATTGAATTGGATCAAGTCAACGTGAAAGCCACCACCACCGAAAAGCTCGGGTTTACCGGCCGGGAAGAAGGCATCGCGGTGCACTCCGTTGCCTTGTTGCTGCGCGCATGA
- the ispD gene encoding 2-C-methyl-D-erythritol 4-phosphate cytidylyltransferase: MNHPLPAFWAVIPAAGVGARMAADRPKQYLQLGGRTILEHSLGCFLDHPALKGLVVSLASDDPYWPTLACATDPRIQRADGGSERSGSVLNALLHLNALGADDDDWVLVHDAARPNLGRDDLDKLLAELAHDPVGGLLAVPARDTLKRADKHGRVVETVDRSLIWQAYTPQMFRLGALHRALADSLVADAVITDEASAMEWAGQAPRLIEGRADNIKVTRPEDLEWLRQRRAYQAS; encoded by the coding sequence ATGAATCACCCTTTGCCGGCCTTCTGGGCCGTGATTCCTGCCGCGGGCGTCGGTGCCCGTATGGCCGCGGACCGTCCCAAGCAGTACCTGCAACTGGGCGGGCGCACTATTCTCGAACACAGCCTCGGCTGTTTCCTCGACCATCCAGCGCTTAAGGGTCTGGTGGTCAGTCTGGCGTCTGATGACCCTTATTGGCCCACGCTGGCGTGCGCCACCGACCCACGTATCCAACGTGCCGACGGTGGGTCAGAGCGCTCGGGTTCGGTACTCAATGCGCTGCTGCACCTGAATGCCCTGGGCGCCGATGACGACGACTGGGTGTTGGTGCACGATGCGGCGCGGCCGAACCTGGGCCGTGATGACTTGGACAAACTCCTGGCTGAACTGGCGCACGACCCAGTTGGCGGCTTGCTGGCCGTCCCCGCACGCGACACCCTCAAGCGCGCCGACAAGCACGGGCGCGTGGTCGAAACCGTGGACCGCAGCCTGATCTGGCAAGCCTATACACCGCAGATGTTCCGCCTGGGCGCCTTGCACCGGGCCTTGGCCGACAGCCTGGTGGCTGACGCCGTGATCACCGACGAAGCCTCGGCCATGGAATGGGCCGGCCAGGCGCCACGCCTGATCGAAGGGCGCGCGGACAATATCAAGGTCACCCGCCCCGAAGACCTCGAGTGGCTGCGCCAGCGCCGGGCTTATCAAGCGTCCTGA
- the fghA gene encoding S-formylglutathione hydrolase: MSLENLSCQKSFGGWHKRYKHHSDVLGCDMTFAVYLPPQAEQGGKLPVLYWLSGLTCTDENFMQKAGAQRMAAELGLIIVAPDTSPRGPGVPGDPDNAWDFGLGAGFYLNATQEPWAKHYRMHDYVVQELPALVEAHFPASDKRGISGHSMGGHGALVCALRNPGRYQSVSAFSPINNPMDCPWGQKAFSRYLGEERSKWREWDACVLISEASEKLPLLVDQGDRDDFLAVQLKPEALQQAAKAANHPLELRLQPGYDHSYFFIASFIEDHLRHHGRALLG, encoded by the coding sequence ATGAGTCTGGAAAACCTGTCCTGCCAGAAGAGCTTCGGCGGCTGGCATAAACGCTACAAGCATCATTCCGATGTGCTCGGTTGCGACATGACCTTTGCCGTGTACCTGCCGCCGCAAGCGGAGCAGGGTGGCAAGTTGCCGGTGTTGTACTGGCTGTCCGGCCTGACCTGCACCGACGAGAACTTCATGCAAAAAGCCGGCGCCCAGCGCATGGCCGCTGAGCTGGGGCTGATCATCGTCGCACCGGACACCAGCCCGCGTGGGCCGGGTGTGCCGGGCGACCCGGACAACGCCTGGGATTTCGGCCTCGGCGCGGGCTTTTATCTGAATGCCACCCAGGAACCTTGGGCCAAGCACTATCGGATGCATGACTACGTGGTGCAGGAATTGCCAGCGTTGGTTGAAGCGCACTTCCCGGCCTCGGATAAACGCGGCATCAGCGGCCACTCCATGGGCGGCCACGGTGCGTTGGTGTGTGCCTTGCGCAACCCGGGGCGTTACCAGTCAGTGTCGGCGTTTTCGCCGATCAACAACCCGATGGATTGCCCGTGGGGCCAGAAAGCCTTCTCCCGTTACTTGGGTGAAGAACGCTCGAAGTGGCGTGAATGGGATGCCTGCGTGCTGATCAGCGAAGCCTCGGAAAAACTGCCATTGCTGGTGGACCAAGGCGACCGCGACGATTTTCTCGCCGTGCAGCTCAAGCCAGAGGCGCTGCAGCAAGCAGCCAAGGCGGCCAACCATCCGCTCGAACTGCGCCTGCAACCTGGCTACGACCACAGCTACTTCTTTATCGCCAGCTTCATCGAAGATCATTTGCGACATCATGGTCGTGCTTTGCTCGGTTAA
- the truD gene encoding tRNA pseudouridine(13) synthase TruD, producing the protein MNDLELLGPRAYGEALGSAVLKATAEDFQVDEVLDIPLTGDGEHLWLWVEKRGLNTEEAARRIAKAAGVPLRTVSYAGLKDRQALTRQWFSVQLPGKADPDMSGAENDTLKILKMTRHKRKLQRGAHAANGFTLRLTQLAGDTAAIDARLQLIAQHGIPNYFGAQRFGHNGGNVVDAREWAARKALPEQRNVRSRLLSTARSFLFNKVLAARVADGSWQRAQVGDLLAFTDSRSFFPAGEAECSDPRLAILDLHPTGPQWGEGDSPASGITHELEQTIAASEADLRDWLVNAGMSQERRILRLPIGGLTWHYPGPDILQLEFVLPAGCFATVLVRELVDLVPVGQTDSPCVF; encoded by the coding sequence ATGAATGACTTGGAATTGCTGGGCCCGCGTGCCTATGGCGAGGCCTTGGGCAGCGCGGTCCTGAAGGCGACGGCTGAAGATTTTCAGGTCGACGAAGTCCTGGATATCCCGCTGACCGGCGACGGTGAGCACCTGTGGCTGTGGGTCGAAAAGCGTGGTCTGAATACTGAAGAGGCTGCGCGGCGTATCGCCAAGGCTGCCGGCGTGCCGTTGCGCACCGTCAGCTATGCCGGGCTCAAGGACCGCCAGGCGTTGACCCGCCAGTGGTTCAGCGTGCAACTGCCGGGCAAGGCCGACCCGGACATGAGCGGTGCGGAAAACGACACCCTCAAGATCCTTAAAATGACCCGCCACAAGCGCAAGCTGCAGCGCGGTGCGCATGCGGCCAACGGTTTTACCTTGCGCCTGACCCAGTTGGCCGGCGATACCGCCGCCATCGATGCGCGTCTGCAACTGATTGCCCAGCACGGCATCCCCAACTACTTCGGCGCCCAACGCTTTGGCCACAACGGCGGCAACGTAGTGGATGCGCGTGAATGGGCGGCGCGCAAGGCTTTGCCGGAGCAGCGCAATGTGCGTTCGCGGCTGTTGTCCACGGCGCGCAGTTTCCTGTTCAACAAAGTCTTGGCGGCACGTGTCGCAGACGGTTCCTGGCAGCGCGCCCAAGTCGGCGACCTGCTGGCCTTTACCGACAGCCGCAGTTTTTTCCCGGCCGGGGAAGCGGAATGCAGCGACCCGCGCCTGGCGATCCTGGACCTGCACCCGACCGGGCCGCAGTGGGGCGAGGGCGATTCGCCGGCCAGCGGCATCACCCATGAGCTTGAGCAAACGATTGCCGCCAGCGAAGCCGACCTGCGCGATTGGCTGGTGAATGCCGGCATGAGCCAGGAACGGCGCATTCTTCGACTGCCCATTGGCGGGTTGACGTGGCATTATCCCGGTCCTGACATTCTGCAATTGGAATTCGTCCTGCCGGCCGGATGCTTCGCCACTGTGTTGGTGCGCGAGCTTGTTGATCTGGTGCCGGTGGGGCAGACGGACAGCCCATGCGTATTCTGA
- the eno gene encoding phosphopyruvate hydratase: MAKIVDIKGREVLDSRGNPTVEADVLLDNGIIGSACAPSGASTGSREALELRDGDKSRYLGKGVLKAVANINGPIRDLLLGKDPLDQKALDHAMIKLDNTENKGSLGANAILAVSLAAAKAAAQDQDLPLYAHIANLNGTPGVYSMPVPMMNIINGGEHADNNVDIQEFMVQPVGAKTFSEGLRMGTEIFHHLKAVLKARGLSTAVGDEGGFAPNLASNEDALKVISEAVANAGYTLGTDVTLALDCAASEFYEDGKYNLAGEGHVFTSEGFADYLKGLTERYPIISIEDGLDESDWAGWKVLTDKIGEKIQLVGDDLFVTNTKILKEGIDKKIANSILIKFNQIGTLTETLEAIQMAKAAGYTAVISHRSGETEDSTIADLAVGTSAGQIKTGSLCRSDRVSKYNQLLRIEEQLAGKAKYNGRSEFRG, encoded by the coding sequence ATGGCAAAAATCGTCGACATCAAAGGTCGTGAAGTTCTCGACTCCCGTGGCAACCCCACCGTCGAAGCCGACGTGCTTCTCGATAACGGCATCATCGGCAGCGCGTGCGCGCCGTCCGGTGCTTCCACGGGTTCGCGCGAAGCGCTGGAACTGCGTGATGGCGACAAGAGCCGTTACCTGGGCAAAGGTGTACTCAAGGCTGTAGCCAACATTAACGGCCCGATCCGTGACCTGTTGCTGGGCAAGGACCCGCTGGACCAGAAAGCCCTGGACCACGCGATGATCAAGCTCGACAACACCGAAAACAAAGGCAGCTTGGGCGCCAACGCCATCCTCGCTGTGTCCCTGGCTGCTGCCAAGGCCGCTGCCCAGGACCAGGACCTGCCGTTGTACGCACACATCGCCAACCTGAACGGCACTCCGGGTGTTTACTCGATGCCGGTGCCGATGATGAACATCATCAACGGTGGCGAGCACGCCGATAACAACGTCGACATCCAGGAATTCATGGTGCAGCCGGTTGGCGCCAAGACCTTCTCCGAAGGCCTGCGCATGGGCACCGAGATTTTCCATCACCTCAAAGCTGTGCTGAAGGCTCGTGGCCTGAGCACCGCCGTGGGTGACGAAGGTGGTTTCGCACCGAACCTGGCGTCCAACGAAGATGCACTGAAAGTGATCTCCGAAGCTGTTGCCAATGCTGGCTACACGCTGGGTACCGACGTGACCCTGGCTCTGGACTGCGCTGCCAGCGAGTTCTACGAAGATGGCAAGTACAACCTGGCCGGCGAAGGCCACGTGTTCACCTCCGAAGGTTTTGCCGACTACCTCAAAGGCCTGACCGAGCGCTACCCGATCATCTCGATCGAAGATGGCCTGGACGAGTCCGACTGGGCGGGCTGGAAAGTTCTCACCGACAAGATCGGCGAGAAAATCCAACTGGTTGGCGACGACTTGTTCGTGACCAACACCAAGATCCTGAAAGAAGGCATCGACAAGAAGATCGCCAACTCGATCCTGATCAAGTTCAACCAGATCGGCACCCTGACCGAAACCCTGGAAGCCATCCAGATGGCCAAGGCTGCGGGCTACACCGCCGTGATCTCCCACCGCTCCGGCGAAACCGAAGATTCGACCATCGCCGACCTGGCCGTGGGCACTTCGGCTGGGCAGATCAAGACCGGTTCCCTGTGCCGTTCCGACCGCGTTTCCAAGTACAACCAATTGCTGCGTATCGAAGAGCAACTGGCAGGTAAAGCCAAGTACAACGGTCGCAGCGAGTTTCGCGGCTGA
- a CDS encoding protein-L-isoaspartate(D-aspartate) O-methyltransferase, with amino-acid sequence MTSQRTRERLIQRLYEEGLSNAQVLEVIRRTPRHLFVDEALAHRAYEDTALPIGHNQTISQPYMVARMSELLLAAGPLDKVLEIGTGSGYQTAVLSQLVERVFSVERIKVLQDRAKERLVELNLRNVVFRWGDGWEGWPALAPYNGIIVTAVATDVPQALLDQLAPGGRLVIPVGSGEVQQLMLIIREDEGFSRHVLGAVRFVPLLNGPLA; translated from the coding sequence ATGACCTCCCAGCGTACTCGCGAGCGTTTGATCCAACGTCTGTACGAAGAGGGGCTGTCAAACGCTCAGGTGCTGGAAGTGATCCGGCGTACACCACGCCACCTGTTTGTCGATGAAGCGCTGGCGCACCGCGCCTATGAAGACACCGCATTGCCCATCGGCCACAACCAGACCATCTCGCAGCCTTATATGGTTGCGCGCATGAGTGAGCTGTTGCTGGCGGCGGGGCCGTTGGACAAGGTGCTGGAAATCGGCACCGGTTCGGGTTACCAGACCGCCGTGCTGTCACAACTGGTGGAGCGTGTGTTCTCGGTGGAGCGCATCAAGGTCCTGCAGGACCGTGCCAAGGAGCGCCTGGTGGAACTGAACCTGCGCAACGTGGTGTTCCGCTGGGGCGATGGTTGGGAAGGTTGGCCGGCGCTGGCGCCGTATAACGGCATCATTGTCACGGCTGTTGCCACCGATGTGCCGCAGGCGTTGCTCGATCAGTTGGCGCCTGGTGGCCGATTGGTGATCCCCGTGGGCTCCGGCGAAGTGCAACAATTGATGCTCATTATCCGCGAGGACGAAGGCTTTTCCCGGCACGTGCTGGGGGCTGTGCGCTTCGTGCCGTTGCTCAACGGCCCGCTGGCTTGA
- the surE gene encoding 5'/3'-nucleotidase SurE, whose amino-acid sequence MRILISNDDGATAPGLAALYAALQDYAECVVVAPDQDKSGASSSLTLDRPLHPQVLANGFISVNGTPTDCVHLAINSLLDHEPDLVVSGINLGANLGDDVLYSGTVAAALEGRFLGRTSFAFSFASRQLDNLATAAYFARKLVQAHGSLDLPPRTVLNVNIPNLPLDHIRGIQLTRLGHRARAAAPLKVVDPRGKEGYWIAAAGDAEDGGPGTDFHAVMQGYVSITPLQLDRTFSDAFSSLDGWLEGLR is encoded by the coding sequence ATGCGTATTCTGATATCAAACGATGACGGTGCCACCGCACCTGGCCTTGCCGCGCTTTATGCTGCGCTGCAAGATTATGCCGAGTGTGTGGTGGTTGCCCCGGACCAGGACAAGAGCGGCGCCAGCAGTTCGCTGACGCTCGACCGTCCGTTGCACCCGCAGGTTCTGGCCAATGGCTTTATCAGCGTAAACGGTACCCCCACCGACTGCGTGCACCTGGCGATCAACAGCTTGTTGGACCATGAGCCGGACCTGGTGGTGTCGGGCATCAACCTCGGCGCCAACCTGGGCGACGACGTGTTGTATTCCGGCACCGTGGCGGCGGCCCTTGAAGGGCGTTTCCTGGGGCGAACTTCGTTCGCTTTTTCGTTTGCCTCACGGCAACTGGATAACCTGGCGACGGCGGCGTATTTCGCGCGCAAGCTGGTGCAAGCCCACGGCTCCCTGGACTTGCCGCCGCGCACCGTGCTCAACGTCAATATCCCCAACTTGCCCCTCGACCATATTCGCGGCATCCAGCTGACGCGCCTGGGCCATCGCGCCCGCGCGGCGGCGCCATTGAAGGTGGTCGACCCGCGTGGCAAGGAAGGTTATTGGATCGCGGCAGCGGGCGACGCCGAGGACGGTGGCCCGGGCACGGACTTTCATGCGGTGATGCAAGGTTATGTTTCGATTACCCCGTTGCAGCTTGATCGCACCTTCAGTGATGCCTTCAGTAGTCTCGATGGCTGGCTCGAGGGGCTGCGTTGA
- the kdsA gene encoding 3-deoxy-8-phosphooctulonate synthase: MAQKIIRVGDIEIANDKPMVLFGGMNVLESRDMAMQVCEEYVKVTEKLGIPYVFKASFDKANRSSVTSYRGPGLEEGMRIFQDIKQAFGVPIITDVHEPEQAAVVAEVCDIIQLPAFLSRQTDLVVAMAKTGAVINIKKAQFLAPQEMKHILSKCVEAGNDQLILCERGSSFGYNNLVVDMLGFGIMKQFEYPVFFDVTHALQMPGGRADSAGGRRAQVLDLAKAGISQSLAGLFLEAHPDPDNAKCDGPCALRLDKLEPFLAQLKQLDELVKSFPTVETA, encoded by the coding sequence ATGGCCCAGAAGATCATTCGCGTAGGCGACATCGAGATTGCCAACGACAAGCCCATGGTGCTGTTCGGCGGCATGAACGTGCTGGAAAGCCGCGACATGGCGATGCAGGTCTGTGAAGAGTACGTAAAGGTGACCGAGAAACTCGGTATCCCTTACGTGTTCAAGGCCAGCTTTGACAAGGCCAACCGTTCGTCCGTGACCTCTTATCGCGGCCCGGGCCTTGAAGAAGGCATGCGGATCTTCCAGGACATCAAGCAAGCCTTCGGCGTGCCGATCATCACCGACGTCCACGAGCCTGAGCAGGCTGCCGTGGTCGCCGAGGTGTGCGACATCATCCAGCTGCCAGCCTTCCTGTCGCGCCAGACCGACCTCGTGGTCGCCATGGCCAAGACCGGCGCTGTGATCAATATCAAGAAAGCCCAGTTCCTCGCGCCCCAGGAAATGAAGCACATCCTGAGCAAATGCGTGGAAGCGGGTAACGACCAGTTGATCCTCTGCGAGCGTGGTTCGAGCTTCGGCTACAACAACCTCGTGGTGGACATGCTCGGTTTCGGCATCATGAAACAGTTCGAATATCCGGTTTTCTTCGACGTGACCCACGCGCTGCAAATGCCCGGTGGTCGCGCCGACTCCGCCGGCGGGCGGCGTGCCCAAGTGCTGGACCTGGCCAAGGCAGGCATCAGCCAGTCGCTGGCGGGCCTGTTCCTGGAAGCCCACCCGGACCCGGACAATGCCAAATGCGACGGCCCATGCGCTCTGCGCCTGGACAAGCTGGAGCCGTTTCTGGCCCAGCTCAAGCAGTTGGACGAACTGGTCAAGAGTTTTCCGACAGTAGAGACCGCGTAA
- a CDS encoding S-(hydroxymethyl)glutathione dehydrogenase/class III alcohol dehydrogenase, whose translation MIKSRAAVAFEAKKPLEIVEVDVAMPKAGEVLLRVVASGVCHTDAYTLSGADPEGIFPSILGHEGGAVVEAIGEGVTSVAVGDHVIPLYTPECGKCKFCLSGKTNLCQAIRATQGKGLMPDGTTRFSYKGQPIFHYMGTSTFSEYTVLPEISVAKIPKEAPLEKVCLLGCGVTTGIGAVINTAKVKPGDTVAIFGLGGIGLSAIIGAVKAKAGRIIAIDINPAKFEIAKQLGATDCINPKDYDRPIQDVIVDLTDGGVDFSFECIGNVQLMRAALECCHKGWGESVIIGVAGAGQEIATRPFQLVTGRVWRGSAFGGVRGRTELPSYVEMAQTGEIPLDTFITHTMGLEDINKAFDLMHEGKSIRTVIHF comes from the coding sequence ATGATCAAGTCCCGCGCCGCCGTAGCCTTCGAAGCGAAAAAGCCCCTTGAGATCGTTGAAGTGGATGTCGCCATGCCCAAGGCCGGCGAGGTGCTGTTGCGGGTGGTCGCATCCGGCGTGTGCCATACCGACGCCTACACCTTGTCGGGCGCCGACCCAGAAGGCATCTTCCCGTCGATCCTCGGCCATGAAGGCGGCGCGGTGGTTGAAGCGATCGGCGAGGGCGTGACCTCGGTGGCCGTTGGCGACCACGTGATCCCGCTGTACACCCCGGAATGCGGCAAGTGCAAATTCTGCCTGTCGGGCAAGACCAACCTGTGCCAGGCCATTCGCGCCACCCAGGGCAAAGGCCTGATGCCCGATGGCACCACGCGTTTCTCCTACAAAGGCCAGCCGATTTTCCACTACATGGGTACTTCGACGTTCTCCGAGTACACCGTGCTGCCGGAAATCTCCGTAGCCAAGATTCCTAAAGAAGCACCGCTGGAAAAAGTCTGCTTGCTGGGTTGTGGCGTTACCACCGGCATCGGTGCGGTGATCAACACGGCCAAGGTCAAACCGGGCGACACCGTGGCGATCTTCGGCCTCGGCGGTATTGGCCTGTCGGCCATCATCGGCGCGGTCAAGGCCAAGGCCGGTCGCATCATTGCCATCGACATTAACCCGGCCAAGTTCGAAATCGCCAAACAACTAGGTGCTACCGACTGCATCAACCCGAAAGACTACGACCGCCCAATCCAGGACGTGATCGTCGACCTGACCGACGGCGGCGTGGACTTTTCCTTCGAATGCATCGGCAATGTACAACTGATGCGCGCCGCCCTTGAGTGCTGCCATAAAGGCTGGGGCGAGTCGGTGATCATCGGCGTGGCCGGTGCCGGCCAGGAAATCGCCACCCGTCCGTTCCAACTGGTCACCGGTCGCGTCTGGCGCGGTTCGGCGTTCGGCGGCGTGCGTGGTCGTACCGAATTGCCAAGCTACGTGGAAATGGCCCAGACCGGCGAGATCCCGTTAGACACGTTTATCACCCATACCATGGGCCTGGAAGACATCAACAAAGCATTTGACCTGATGCATGAAGGCAAGAGCATTCGTACCGTCATCCACTTCTGA
- the ftsB gene encoding cell division protein FtsB: MRSPNWLFLVLLLLLAGLQYRLWVGNGSFAQVEELTQQIADQHAENERLLERNRVLDAEVLELKKGTETVEERARHELGMVKEGETLYQLAQ, encoded by the coding sequence ATGCGCAGTCCCAATTGGTTGTTCCTCGTCTTGCTCTTGTTGCTGGCTGGCTTGCAGTACCGCCTATGGGTGGGTAATGGCAGCTTTGCGCAGGTGGAAGAGTTGACCCAGCAAATTGCCGACCAGCACGCCGAAAACGAACGTCTGCTGGAGCGCAACCGCGTCCTCGATGCCGAAGTGCTTGAGCTGAAAAAAGGTACGGAGACCGTTGAAGAGCGGGCCCGTCATGAATTGGGCATGGTCAAGGAGGGCGAAACCCTCTACCAGTTGGCCCAATGA
- a CDS encoding peptidoglycan DD-metalloendopeptidase family protein, with the protein MSLTGLAQRMSKTSFQRLVLGLVLSSLLAACSSTPSGGARVVDRNNAVPQKPTVTTGQYVVRKGDTMFSIAFRYGWDYKALAARNNIPVPYTIHPGQTIRFDGRSGSAPTAVVTKSGSSPSSSSRTTIITRPAGTAASTAASKPAAAPLPPAGPAPTGWGWPSNGVLIGKFSSNGSLNKGIDIAGDLGRPVLAASDGTVVYAGSGLRGYGELVIIKHSDTYVSAYGHNRRLLVREGQQVKVGQTIAEMGSTGTDRVKLHFEIRRQGKPVDPLQFLPRR; encoded by the coding sequence GTGAGTCTCACAGGTCTTGCGCAGCGTATGAGTAAAACAAGCTTTCAGCGACTGGTGCTTGGCCTTGTCTTGAGTTCCTTATTGGCTGCTTGTTCGAGCACGCCTTCCGGGGGGGCGCGGGTAGTTGACCGTAATAATGCAGTGCCGCAAAAACCGACGGTCACCACCGGGCAGTATGTAGTGCGAAAGGGGGACACGATGTTCTCGATCGCCTTCCGTTACGGCTGGGATTACAAGGCACTCGCAGCGCGTAACAACATTCCTGTGCCCTATACGATACATCCGGGGCAGACCATTCGTTTCGATGGGCGCAGCGGTTCGGCGCCTACGGCAGTTGTGACAAAGTCCGGATCTTCGCCCTCGTCTTCGAGCAGAACCACCATCATCACCCGGCCTGCAGGCACCGCCGCGTCTACGGCTGCGAGCAAGCCGGCAGCCGCGCCGTTGCCGCCTGCAGGGCCTGCACCGACCGGTTGGGGATGGCCTTCCAACGGGGTATTAATTGGAAAATTCTCTTCAAACGGTAGTTTGAATAAAGGCATTGATATCGCCGGGGATTTGGGACGGCCTGTTTTAGCTGCGTCTGATGGGACAGTGGTGTACGCCGGGAGTGGTTTGCGGGGCTACGGCGAACTGGTCATCATCAAACACAGCGATACCTACGTCAGTGCTTACGGCCACAACCGTAGGCTGTTGGTTCGGGAGGGGCAGCAGGTCAAAGTCGGACAGACAATTGCCGAAATGGGATCAACTGGCACAGACCGGGTGAAACTGCACTTTGAGATTCGCCGTCAAGGGAAGCCTGTAGATCCGCTGCAATTCCTACCCCGTCGTTGA
- a CDS encoding LysR substrate-binding domain-containing protein, whose amino-acid sequence MLENRWEGIDEFVAVAECSQFTAAAERLGVSSSHISRQVARLEERLQTRLLYRSTRKVTLTEAGQTFLQHCQRLQDGREEALRAVGDLTSEPKGMLRMTCAVAYGERFIVPLVTRFMGLYPQLRVDIELSNRQLDLVHEGLDLAIRLGRLQDSRMVASRLAPRRMYLCASPSYLARYGRPHSLSELSRHNCLIGSSDIWQLAQDGREFSQRVQGNWRCNSGQAVLDAALQGVGLCQLPDYYVLEHLHTGALVSLLEAHQPPNTAVWALYPQQRHLSPKVRKLVDFLKQGLGEHPVYRQ is encoded by the coding sequence ATGCTGGAGAACCGCTGGGAAGGCATCGATGAGTTTGTTGCGGTGGCCGAATGCAGCCAATTCACGGCAGCGGCCGAGCGGCTTGGGGTGTCGTCGTCACATATCAGCCGGCAGGTGGCACGCCTGGAGGAGCGCCTGCAAACGCGGTTGCTGTACCGCAGTACGCGCAAGGTGACCCTGACCGAAGCCGGCCAGACCTTCCTGCAACACTGCCAGCGTCTGCAGGACGGTCGCGAAGAAGCGCTGCGCGCCGTCGGCGACCTCACCAGCGAACCCAAGGGCATGTTGCGCATGACCTGCGCGGTGGCGTACGGCGAGCGCTTTATCGTGCCGCTGGTCACGCGGTTTATGGGGCTCTACCCGCAATTGCGTGTGGATATCGAGTTGAGCAATCGCCAGTTGGACCTGGTGCATGAAGGCCTCGACCTGGCAATCCGCCTGGGCCGTTTGCAGGATTCGCGCATGGTCGCCAGCCGCTTGGCCCCTCGGCGCATGTACCTGTGCGCGTCGCCGTCCTACCTGGCACGGTATGGCCGACCACATAGTTTGTCGGAGTTGAGTCGGCATAACTGCCTGATCGGCAGCTCGGATATTTGGCAACTGGCCCAGGACGGGCGCGAATTTTCTCAACGGGTGCAGGGAAACTGGCGCTGCAACAGTGGGCAAGCGGTATTGGATGCGGCGTTGCAAGGGGTTGGGTTGTGCCAGTTGCCGGACTATTACGTGCTGGAACACCTTCACACTGGCGCGTTGGTGTCGCTGCTGGAAGCGCATCAGCCGCCGAACACGGCGGTGTGGGCGCTGTATCCGCAGCAGCGGCATTTATCGCCCAAGGTCAGGAAACTGGTGGATTTTCTCAAACAGGGCTTGGGTGAACATCCGGTCTATCGGCAATAA